Proteins co-encoded in one Cytobacillus sp. NJ13 genomic window:
- a CDS encoding tetratricopeptide repeat protein, producing MDKVNKIITLLENGHHEEALESYQQILLDGAHEERFLLAEELFQYGFLEESKALYERLLEAYPEEGELLVLLAETHIDLGNEEEAILVLERINERDPSFPQSLLLLADLYQMDGLFEVSEQKLLKAKEILPDEVIVDFALGELYAEQGRFLEAKRIYEIVLGKEEVIAGINVNQRMADILSAGGAFEDALPYYEKALDDKLEINTLFSYAFTALQAGFNRTAIEKLTELKELDPEYHSLYLYLAQAYEREEEAGKGLEAVKEGIKQDEFNKELFFYGGKLALKNGNEKEAEDMFRQALALDPEYVQAAIYLNRLLLQHERYEDVIEITDILNELEEPQLIWDSAVAFQHTEEYSEALNKYQLAYTFFKQQPDFLSDYGYFLAEEGKREEAAEIFNTLIKLEPGNEEYLDVLERLTDDFLA from the coding sequence ATGGATAAAGTAAATAAAATCATTACTCTTTTAGAAAACGGTCATCACGAAGAAGCATTGGAGAGCTATCAGCAAATACTGCTGGATGGTGCACATGAAGAAAGGTTCCTGCTGGCGGAAGAACTGTTCCAGTATGGGTTCCTTGAGGAATCAAAAGCATTATATGAACGTCTTCTGGAAGCATATCCGGAAGAAGGGGAACTGCTCGTTCTGTTAGCTGAAACACATATTGATCTGGGAAATGAAGAGGAAGCCATCCTCGTCCTTGAAAGAATAAATGAGCGTGATCCAAGCTTTCCGCAGTCGCTTCTCCTATTAGCAGATTTGTACCAAATGGATGGTCTATTCGAGGTCAGCGAACAAAAACTGCTGAAAGCAAAAGAAATATTGCCTGATGAAGTAATTGTAGATTTTGCTTTGGGGGAACTTTATGCAGAGCAGGGAAGATTCCTGGAAGCAAAACGGATTTACGAAATTGTTCTCGGGAAAGAGGAAGTTATTGCAGGTATAAATGTAAATCAGAGAATGGCGGATATTCTCAGCGCAGGAGGAGCATTTGAAGATGCCCTTCCATATTACGAAAAAGCGCTTGATGATAAACTGGAGATTAATACCCTTTTCAGCTATGCTTTTACAGCGCTGCAAGCTGGCTTTAACCGTACAGCAATTGAAAAATTGACAGAACTGAAGGAACTGGACCCCGAGTATCATTCACTGTATTTATACCTTGCCCAGGCATACGAGCGGGAGGAAGAGGCTGGAAAAGGCCTTGAAGCGGTAAAGGAAGGCATAAAACAGGACGAGTTTAATAAAGAACTATTCTTCTATGGCGGTAAGCTCGCCTTGAAAAATGGCAATGAAAAAGAAGCGGAAGATATGTTCAGGCAGGCTCTTGCACTGGATCCCGAATATGTCCAGGCAGCCATTTATTTAAATAGACTTCTTCTCCAGCATGAAAGATATGAAGATGTAATCGAGATCACTGATATTTTAAACGAGCTTGAAGAGCCGCAGCTTATATGGGATTCAGCTGTTGCCTTTCAGCATACTGAAGAATATTCAGAGGCATTAAACAAATATCAGCTTGCATATACTTTCTTTAAACAGCAGCCTGATTTTCTTTCAGATTACGGATATTTTTTAGCAGAGGAAGGAAAAAGGGAAGAGGCTGCCGAAATTTTTAATACACTAATCAAACTGGAGCCAGGCAATGAAGAGTATCTCGATGTTCTGGAAAGACTCACAGATGATTTTCTTGCTTAA
- a CDS encoding ReoY family proteolytic degradation factor encodes MATPVSVNEKKDFIRWFLNHYQLKRRECVWILNYLMSHDQLMEKVHFVEQAQYCPRGLIMSTHCVDEVPFRFYKENVMTTDAEKSFHDIRLNRDEEIYIQLNFNASNKAHQYAAVMEENPFMPKTLQINEKDRLIAERFLTESLEKFRREKLLELIDEALDKQDKKAFNILTQQLNKIETT; translated from the coding sequence ATGGCGACCCCTGTATCTGTCAACGAGAAGAAAGATTTTATCCGCTGGTTTTTAAACCATTATCAGCTCAAAAGAAGAGAATGCGTATGGATTCTCAATTATTTGATGAGCCATGACCAGCTTATGGAGAAAGTGCATTTTGTGGAGCAGGCACAGTATTGTCCAAGAGGCCTGATCATGTCCACCCATTGTGTGGATGAAGTTCCTTTCCGTTTTTACAAAGAGAATGTAATGACCACAGACGCGGAGAAGTCCTTCCATGATATCCGCTTAAACAGGGATGAAGAGATTTACATTCAGCTTAATTTCAATGCTTCCAACAAGGCCCATCAGTATGCAGCTGTCATGGAGGAAAACCCCTTTATGCCAAAAACACTCCAGATTAATGAAAAGGACCGCCTGATCGCGGAAAGGTTCCTGACAGAAAGCCTTGAGAAATTTAGAAGAGAAAAACTCCTTGAGCTGATTGATGAAGCATTGGATAAGCAGGATAAAAAAGCTTTTAACATTTTGACTCAGCAGCTGAATAAAATAGAAACAACCTAA
- a CDS encoding YpiF family protein, translating into MKWVSQDIEMFLKEKQYVDTAVLPLLPISFGDDIKQSVAMTEFISLLSVQLERQFRGRLIMLPGYAYLKSAGEDSLLSNLGKWEAELKAQGFKHIFLLTSDSMWKSLEERLEGGLIWLPSLPLEHMDENYRNSILDDQVKQLLNLFVQKWQNGE; encoded by the coding sequence ATGAAATGGGTATCACAGGATATCGAAATGTTCCTTAAAGAAAAGCAATATGTAGACACTGCAGTTCTGCCGCTCCTTCCAATATCATTTGGCGATGATATCAAACAGTCTGTAGCTATGACAGAATTTATATCGCTTCTAAGTGTGCAGCTTGAACGGCAATTCAGAGGCCGTCTGATCATGCTTCCTGGCTATGCCTATTTGAAATCAGCAGGGGAAGACAGCCTCCTCAGCAACTTGGGAAAATGGGAAGCAGAATTGAAGGCACAGGGATTTAAGCATATATTCCTTCTAACTTCAGATAGCATGTGGAAATCACTTGAAGAACGTTTGGAAGGAGGTTTGATTTGGCTGCCATCCCTGCCTCTTGAGCATATGGATGAAAACTATCGAAATTCCATTCTTGATGACCAGGTGAAGCAGCTGTTGAATTTATTCGTGCAAAAGTGGCAAAATGGTGAATAG
- a CDS encoding ubiquinol-cytochrome c reductase iron-sulfur subunit, protein MSKNRVSRRQFLNYTLTGVGGFMAAGMLMPMVRFAVDPVLQAAGESDFIPTKQKVAEITETPTRVDYTFEQQDAWYTSEVTGTAWVYKDEKGEIVALSPVCKHLGCVVDWNTDKSNPDHFFCPCHGGLYTKDGTNVPGTPPVAALDVFPYTEKDGFLYLGKAEPRKEA, encoded by the coding sequence ATGAGCAAAAATCGAGTTTCTAGACGTCAATTCCTAAACTATACACTTACTGGTGTAGGCGGTTTCATGGCAGCTGGCATGCTGATGCCGATGGTCCGTTTTGCGGTCGATCCTGTATTGCAGGCAGCTGGTGAGAGTGATTTTATCCCAACAAAGCAAAAAGTGGCTGAAATTACTGAAACGCCAACAAGGGTTGATTACACATTTGAACAGCAGGATGCTTGGTACACATCCGAAGTTACCGGCACTGCTTGGGTTTATAAGGATGAAAAAGGTGAAATTGTAGCATTGTCTCCAGTATGTAAGCATTTAGGGTGCGTAGTTGACTGGAATACTGACAAATCAAATCCTGATCATTTCTTCTGCCCTTGCCATGGCGGCCTTTATACAAAGGATGGGACAAACGTTCCAGGTACACCGCCGGTTGCAGCGCTAGATGTATTTCCTTACACAGAAAAAGACGGCTTTTTGTATTTAGGCAAGGCTGAACCGCGAAAGGAGGCGTAA
- a CDS encoding cytochrome b6 — MLNKIYDWVDERLDITPIWRDIADHEVPEHVNPAHHFSAFVYCFGGLTFFVTVIQILSGMFLTMYYVPDIKNAWESVYYLQNHVAFGQIVRGMHHWGASLVIVMMFLHTLRVFFQGAYKKPRELNWVVGVLIFFIMLALGLTGYLLPWDMKALFATKVTIQIVESTPLIGEYLKILIAGSSDIVGAQTITRFFAIHVFFLPAALFGLMAAHFIMIRKQGISGPL; from the coding sequence TTGTTAAACAAAATTTATGATTGGGTAGATGAACGATTAGATATTACGCCGATTTGGCGGGATATTGCCGACCACGAAGTTCCTGAGCATGTAAACCCTGCACATCATTTCTCTGCATTCGTTTACTGTTTTGGCGGTCTGACGTTCTTTGTAACTGTAATTCAAATTTTATCCGGTATGTTCCTGACAATGTATTATGTTCCGGATATTAAAAATGCATGGGAATCCGTGTATTATCTTCAGAACCATGTTGCATTTGGACAAATTGTCCGCGGAATGCACCACTGGGGAGCAAGTTTGGTAATCGTAATGATGTTCCTACATACGTTACGTGTTTTCTTCCAGGGAGCTTATAAGAAGCCCCGTGAATTAAACTGGGTTGTCGGAGTGCTTATTTTCTTCATTATGCTTGCACTCGGACTTACAGGTTACTTATTGCCTTGGGATATGAAAGCCCTTTTCGCTACAAAAGTAACAATCCAGATCGTAGAATCAACTCCGCTGATTGGAGAATATCTGAAAATACTTATTGCTGGATCTTCTGATATTGTCGGCGCTCAGACGATCACCCGATTCTTTGCCATCCATGTATTCTTCTTACCGGCTGCACTATTCGGGTTAATGGCTGCCCACTTCATTATGATTCGTAAACAGGGTATTTCAGGACCGTTGTAA
- a CDS encoding c-type cytochrome produces MHRGKGMKFVGDSRVPAERKPNIPKDYSEYPGKTEAFWPNFLLKEWMVGAVFLIGFLCLTIAHEPPLEKIADPSDTAYIPLPDWYFLFLYQLLKYSYASGPYNAIGAFIIPGLAFGALLLAPFIDRGPERRPSKRPLATGFMLLALAGITFLTWESVAHHDWEAAAQQGKIVAEVEFDKEDEGYKIFEANGCISCHGGDLQGGAGSPALVDTGLTPEEVSDIAKNGKGAMPPGMFKGTDEELQKLAEFISGLESK; encoded by the coding sequence ATGCATCGTGGTAAAGGTATGAAATTCGTAGGTGACTCTCGTGTTCCTGCAGAACGCAAACCGAATATCCCGAAAGACTATTCGGAATATCCAGGAAAAACAGAAGCATTCTGGCCAAACTTCCTATTAAAGGAATGGATGGTAGGGGCTGTATTCCTTATCGGTTTCCTATGCTTGACAATTGCGCATGAGCCGCCATTAGAAAAAATTGCTGATCCTAGTGATACAGCTTATATCCCGCTGCCAGACTGGTACTTCCTATTCTTGTACCAGCTTCTGAAATACAGCTATGCTTCTGGACCTTATAATGCAATCGGTGCTTTCATTATTCCGGGTCTTGCATTCGGAGCTTTGCTGCTTGCACCATTCATAGACCGCGGACCTGAACGCCGTCCGTCCAAGCGTCCTTTAGCAACTGGCTTCATGTTATTGGCTCTAGCCGGCATCACTTTCCTGACTTGGGAGTCTGTTGCACACCATGACTGGGAAGCTGCCGCACAGCAAGGTAAGATTGTGGCTGAAGTAGAGTTTGATAAAGAGGATGAAGGCTACAAGATTTTTGAAGCGAACGGCTGTATTTCCTGCCACGGAGGAGATCTTCAGGGTGGAGCAGGTTCACCTGCACTTGTTGACACTGGGTTAACACCTGAAGAAGTTTCTGACATTGCTAAAAACGGTAAAGGCGCTATGCCTCCAGGAATGTTCAAAGGCACTGATGAAGAACTTCAGAAGCTTGCTGAGTTTATTTCTGGCCTTGAAAGCAAATAA
- a CDS encoding DUF1405 domain-containing protein: protein MKWIYPLLGSRAMLILLLIINTAGTIYGYIWYKWQLVDTPPIFLPFVPDSPTASLFFMFVLIAFLLGKNWPLFEALAIVTLIKYGIWAVVMNLLVFQVTGEMDPVALMLIFSHGAMAVQGVLYAPFYRFKVWHLVLTGIWTLHNDVIDYVFFMLPRYPILDLYTPQIGYFTFWLSLFSLGTAYYFVLRKNRFSLDIVK from the coding sequence ATGAAATGGATCTATCCTTTATTAGGCAGCAGAGCTATGCTGATACTGCTTCTGATCATTAACACGGCAGGCACAATTTATGGGTATATATGGTATAAGTGGCAGCTTGTTGATACACCGCCAATTTTCTTGCCTTTCGTACCGGACAGTCCTACAGCGAGCCTGTTTTTTATGTTTGTGCTAATCGCCTTTCTATTGGGTAAAAATTGGCCGCTGTTTGAAGCATTAGCTATAGTGACCCTTATTAAATACGGAATTTGGGCTGTGGTTATGAATTTGCTCGTTTTTCAGGTGACAGGTGAAATGGATCCTGTTGCTCTCATGCTGATCTTCTCGCATGGTGCAATGGCAGTTCAGGGCGTTCTGTATGCACCTTTCTACCGTTTTAAAGTATGGCATCTTGTCTTAACAGGAATCTGGACTCTTCATAATGATGTAATTGATTACGTCTTTTTCATGCTGCCGCGCTATCCTATTTTAGATCTTTACACACCGCAAATCGGCTATTTTACATTTTGGCTCAGTCTTTTTTCATTAGGGACCGCTTATTACTTCGTCTTAAGAAAGAATCGGTTTAGTCTGGATATAGTGAAATAG
- the ypjB gene encoding sporulation protein YpjB, with product MRRKVIAFLFIIMLLPGMVSADKTTQIDKLDQLSNEALQMVKLHRYEDAKKLLEYFSEQFVAVNGKERPFTMDELRIITVSHDDAVQAAVNTSMSHEERLNHATKFRLVMDAISSKYQPLWTEMEKPIMTVFGEVKEAAYSGNNENFHSHLNSFLSLYEVIYPSLKIDVDAEKVQKLNARINFIDHYRPQVLSQQASQQELAALENDLQTIFDEMTEDETDPSLWWVIISTGSIIIITLSYVGWRKYKGDRARQKNRS from the coding sequence ATGAGGCGAAAAGTAATCGCATTCTTATTCATTATTATGTTATTGCCAGGAATGGTGTCTGCAGATAAGACAACACAAATAGATAAATTAGATCAATTATCTAATGAAGCCTTACAGATGGTTAAACTCCATAGGTATGAGGATGCCAAGAAGCTTTTGGAGTATTTTTCCGAGCAATTTGTTGCAGTGAATGGCAAGGAAAGGCCATTTACAATGGACGAACTGCGGATTATTACCGTCTCTCATGATGATGCTGTACAAGCTGCTGTCAATACATCAATGAGCCATGAAGAAAGGCTGAATCATGCAACAAAATTCCGCCTTGTAATGGATGCAATCTCCTCAAAATATCAGCCTTTATGGACCGAAATGGAGAAGCCGATTATGACGGTATTTGGAGAAGTTAAGGAAGCCGCATACAGCGGAAATAACGAGAACTTTCATTCACATTTGAATTCCTTTTTGTCTCTATATGAGGTTATTTATCCCAGTTTAAAAATTGATGTTGATGCAGAAAAGGTACAAAAACTGAACGCCCGCATTAATTTTATCGATCACTATCGACCGCAGGTGCTTTCCCAGCAGGCAAGTCAGCAGGAACTCGCTGCATTGGAAAATGATCTGCAGACAATCTTTGATGAAATGACAGAAGATGAAACAGATCCATCCCTATGGTGGGTGATCATTTCAACAGGGAGCATTATCATCATTACATTATCTTACGTAGGCTGGAGAAAATATAAGGGAGACAGAGCAAGACAAAAAAATCGATCTTAA
- a CDS encoding zinc metallopeptidase: MGGYLIYFAIIILVPLWAQMKVKGAYSKYSKVPSSTQMRGAEVARRILDENGLFNVGVEETRGHLTDHYDPRSKTVRLSAANYHGHSVAAAAIAAHEVGHAIQDNQDYAFLRFRHALVPVANLGSNFSWILIIIGFFAGLSGMVLLGIIFMAAAVVFQVITLPVEFNASNRAMDQVVSLGIIRNDEERETKKVLNAAALTYVAAAAVAVLELLRLILIYTGMTRSE, from the coding sequence ATGGGAGGATATCTCATTTACTTTGCAATAATTATTCTTGTTCCGCTTTGGGCGCAAATGAAAGTAAAGGGAGCTTACAGCAAATATTCAAAAGTTCCTTCATCCACGCAAATGAGAGGTGCTGAAGTAGCCAGAAGAATTCTGGATGAAAATGGCTTATTTAACGTTGGCGTGGAGGAAACCAGGGGACATTTAACAGACCATTATGATCCGCGTTCTAAGACTGTCAGGCTATCAGCAGCAAATTATCACGGCCATTCAGTTGCAGCTGCGGCCATTGCGGCCCATGAGGTTGGCCATGCAATTCAGGATAATCAGGATTACGCTTTCCTGCGTTTTCGCCATGCGCTGGTGCCTGTTGCGAATCTTGGTTCAAACTTCTCCTGGATTCTGATCATAATCGGTTTTTTTGCAGGGTTGAGCGGAATGGTGCTGTTGGGAATTATCTTTATGGCAGCTGCAGTGGTATTCCAGGTCATCACTCTTCCAGTGGAGTTCAATGCTTCTAATCGTGCGATGGATCAGGTAGTGTCACTCGGAATTATCAGAAACGATGAAGAGAGAGAAACTAAAAAAGTTTTGAATGCAGCTGCATTGACATATGTGGCGGCAGCAGCTGTTGCTGTGCTTGAATTGCTTCGCTTAATCCTTATTTACACAGGTATGACAAGATCGGAGTAG
- a CDS encoding YitT family protein yields MLFGLKFKNIFFILLGAAIFSWGLVHFNMQNNLAEGGFTGITLLLYFLFKWDPSYTNLLLNIPLFFIGWKLLGRNVFVYTIIGTVGVSIFLWIFQRYQIEMPLKEDLTLASLFAGVFIGIGLGTIFRYGGTTGGVDIIARLAHKYAGVSMGKTMFIFDFFVIALSLITYLDYREAMYTLVAVFIGAKVIDFMQEGAYAARGAMIISEQNDAIADKIMKEMDRGVTVLKGHGSFTKKEREVLYCVVGRNEIVRLKNVITAVDPHAFVSVTAVHDVLGEGFTLDENKKPVER; encoded by the coding sequence ATGCTTTTTGGGTTAAAGTTTAAAAATATTTTTTTCATTTTGCTTGGTGCGGCCATTTTTTCGTGGGGCCTTGTTCATTTTAATATGCAGAATAATTTGGCTGAAGGCGGATTCACCGGGATAACGCTGCTCTTATATTTCCTTTTCAAGTGGGACCCATCTTATACAAACTTGCTGCTAAATATCCCACTATTCTTTATAGGGTGGAAACTTCTTGGCAGGAACGTTTTTGTTTACACGATCATCGGAACGGTCGGTGTATCCATTTTCTTATGGATTTTTCAGCGGTACCAGATCGAAATGCCTTTAAAAGAGGATTTAACTCTTGCTTCTCTATTCGCCGGAGTCTTTATCGGAATTGGCCTAGGGACCATTTTCAGGTATGGGGGCACAACAGGCGGAGTGGATATAATCGCGAGGCTTGCTCATAAGTACGCAGGGGTCAGCATGGGAAAGACGATGTTCATTTTTGACTTTTTTGTTATAGCACTTTCTTTAATTACATATTTGGATTATAGGGAAGCAATGTATACTCTTGTTGCTGTTTTTATCGGTGCCAAAGTAATCGATTTTATGCAAGAGGGCGCCTATGCAGCAAGGGGAGCGATGATTATTTCCGAACAAAATGATGCCATTGCCGATAAAATCATGAAAGAGATGGACCGGGGTGTCACTGTGTTAAAAGGCCACGGCTCCTTCACCAAGAAAGAGCGGGAAGTGCTCTATTGTGTAGTTGGCCGTAATGAAATTGTCCGGTTGAAAAATGTCATTACAGCTGTTGATCCTCATGCATTTGTTTCGGTTACAGCTGTCCATGACGTACTGGGGGAAGGCTTTACTTTGGATGAAAATAAAAAGCCGGTTGAACGCTAA
- a CDS encoding nucleotide pyrophosphohydrolase has product MQTSKTIKEMQTEVDSYISQFKEGYFSPLAMLARMTEELGELSREVNHHYGEKPKKSTEEEKAIEEELGDMLFVLICFANSLNIDLEEAHDRVMKKFSTRDKDRWTRIEE; this is encoded by the coding sequence ATGCAAACATCAAAAACAATCAAAGAAATGCAAACAGAAGTAGACTCATACATAAGCCAATTTAAAGAAGGTTATTTCAGTCCATTGGCCATGCTGGCAAGAATGACTGAAGAACTTGGGGAACTATCCAGGGAAGTGAACCATCACTATGGTGAAAAACCTAAAAAATCCACCGAAGAAGAAAAGGCTATCGAAGAAGAGCTTGGAGATATGCTCTTTGTTCTAATATGCTTTGCTAATTCCTTAAATATTGACTTGGAAGAAGCGCACGATCGTGTCATGAAAAAATTCAGCACACGGGATAAAGACAGATGGACAAGAATTGAGGAATAG
- the dapB gene encoding 4-hydroxy-tetrahydrodipicolinate reductase, whose amino-acid sequence MEKVKVVIAGPRGRMGSEAVQLVNRIENYEIAAVIDHKNGGGYLGDFEGFSQFGQVPVYTDLALCFQELKPDVLIDLTTPEVGMFHTKTALEYGVRPVVGTTGFSKENLKELEELCQEKGIGCIIAPNFALGAVLMMKFSQLAGRYFNDVEIIELHHDQKLDAPSGTAVKTAEMIADVRAKKEQGHSQEKETIPGARGANFDGMHIHSVRLPGLIAHQQVMFGSEGQTLTIRHDSYNRASFMSGVKLAVDTVLKIDTLVYGLENIID is encoded by the coding sequence ATGGAAAAAGTAAAAGTTGTTATAGCGGGACCGCGGGGGCGAATGGGAAGCGAAGCAGTCCAGCTCGTTAATCGTATAGAAAACTATGAAATAGCTGCTGTAATCGACCATAAAAATGGCGGGGGCTATCTTGGCGATTTTGAAGGATTCTCACAATTTGGCCAAGTTCCGGTATACACAGATCTTGCTCTGTGCTTTCAGGAACTAAAACCGGATGTGCTTATCGATTTGACCACTCCGGAAGTAGGAATGTTCCACACAAAAACAGCCCTGGAGTACGGTGTAAGGCCAGTTGTTGGAACAACAGGCTTCTCGAAGGAAAATCTGAAAGAGCTTGAAGAACTTTGCCAGGAAAAAGGAATCGGCTGCATTATCGCCCCAAACTTTGCACTTGGTGCTGTATTAATGATGAAATTCTCACAATTGGCAGGAAGATATTTTAACGATGTGGAAATTATAGAGCTGCACCATGACCAGAAATTGGATGCTCCATCAGGGACTGCAGTGAAAACAGCAGAAATGATTGCTGATGTAAGAGCAAAAAAGGAGCAGGGGCACTCACAGGAAAAGGAGACGATTCCTGGTGCAAGAGGCGCAAATTTTGATGGCATGCATATACACTCTGTACGGCTTCCTGGCCTGATTGCTCATCAGCAGGTAATGTTCGGTTCGGAGGGACAAACATTGACCATCCGTCATGACTCCTATAACAGGGCTTCCTTTATGTCTGGAGTAAAGCTTGCTGTTGATACTGTTTTAAAAATTGATACTCTCGTCTACGGCCTCGAAAATATTATCGATTAG
- the mgsA gene encoding methylglyoxal synthase, which produces MNIALIAHDKKKDDIVRFAIAYKFILAEHTLYATGTTGSRIMKETGLSIHRFQSGPLGGDQEIGALIANNKMDVVFFFRDPLTVQPHEPDVSALVRLCDVYAVPLATNMGTAEIIIKGLERNDLSWRNIVSEKGDMNEPG; this is translated from the coding sequence ATGAATATTGCCTTAATTGCTCATGATAAGAAAAAGGATGATATTGTAAGATTTGCGATCGCCTATAAATTTATTCTTGCTGAACATACCCTTTATGCTACTGGAACAACTGGTTCACGTATCATGAAAGAAACTGGCCTTTCCATTCATCGTTTTCAGTCTGGACCACTTGGCGGGGACCAGGAAATTGGTGCTTTAATTGCCAACAATAAAATGGATGTTGTATTTTTCTTCAGAGATCCTCTGACTGTTCAGCCTCATGAGCCGGATGTCTCAGCTTTGGTGCGCCTCTGTGATGTATATGCCGTCCCATTGGCGACTAATATGGGAACTGCTGAAATTATTATTAAAGGCCTGGAACGCAATGATTTATCATGGAGGAATATTGTAAGTGAAAAAGGTGACATGAATGAACCTGGATAA
- the bshB1 gene encoding bacillithiol biosynthesis deacetylase BshB1: MNLDNLDILAFGAHADDVEIGMGGTIAKFASIGKKIGICDLTQAELSSNGTVEIRKEESLKAAEILGAGVRETLNLPDRGLYFNQEYIKKIAEMIRKYKPALVFAPYMEDRHPDHGHCARLVEEAVFSAGIRKYATGGNFAPHKVKSLHFYMINGFHKPDFLIDISAFMDKKAAGLESYRSQFAKSPESFDTPLVNGYIETVAARESLFGKQAGVEYAEGFIVNKPLVVNMDIFGGEL, encoded by the coding sequence ATGAACCTGGATAATCTTGATATTCTGGCATTTGGCGCGCATGCTGATGATGTTGAAATCGGCATGGGCGGCACAATAGCCAAATTTGCCTCGATTGGAAAAAAGATTGGAATATGCGACTTGACCCAGGCCGAGCTTTCTTCTAATGGGACGGTTGAAATCCGTAAAGAGGAATCACTAAAAGCAGCTGAAATTCTGGGGGCTGGTGTTCGGGAGACTCTTAATCTGCCTGACAGGGGTTTATATTTTAACCAGGAGTACATAAAAAAGATTGCTGAAATGATCCGTAAATACAAGCCTGCTCTTGTGTTTGCGCCTTATATGGAGGACAGGCATCCTGACCATGGACATTGTGCCCGTCTGGTGGAAGAAGCCGTCTTTTCGGCCGGAATCAGGAAGTATGCAACAGGCGGCAATTTTGCTCCGCATAAGGTGAAAAGCCTGCACTTTTACATGATAAATGGTTTCCATAAGCCTGACTTCCTTATCGATATCTCAGCTTTTATGGATAAAAAAGCTGCAGGACTGGAGTCTTATCGAAGTCAATTTGCAAAAAGCCCTGAATCATTTGATACACCGCTTGTCAACGGTTATATTGAAACTGTTGCAGCGAGGGAAAGCCTATTTGGAAAACAGGCAGGGGTGGAATATGCAGAGGGTTTTATTGTCAATAAACCCTTAGTGGTTAATATGGATATATTCGGTGGAGAATTATGA